The following proteins are co-located in the Rhodococcus opacus B4 genome:
- a CDS encoding succinic semialdehyde dehydrogenase, translating to MPVPTAATFARLADLIAIPDAADRPTRSVVEAFTGKELATVPVGTAQDALDAIARARVAQKEWAARPVTERAAIFHRYRDLVLENRNALMDMAQAETGKSRAAAQEEVLDISMTARHYARVAPKLLRPRRISGMLPGLTKTVVRYQPKGVVGVISPWNYPMTLAVSDAVAALLAGNAVVLKPDSQTPYCALACVDLLYQAGLPRDLFAVVPGPGSVVGTALVENTEYLMFTGSSATGQLLAEQAGRRLIGFSAELGGKNPMIVTAGANLREVTDAAVRACYSNSGQLCISIERIYVEESIAPEFTRMFGERVRKMKLGAGYDFGIEMGSLVSEDQVKAVSSHVDDAVVKGATVVAGGKARPDLGPLFYEPTVLTGVPEDAECYRDETFGPLVSIYPVADVDEAIDRANDTEYGLNASVWAGTKAEGEAIAARIHAGTVNVDEGYAPAWGSTGAPMGGMGVSGVGRRHGEDGLLKYTEPQTIATTRVLNLGGPRGLSPKVWAKIMPPFVKALQWIPGR from the coding sequence ATGCCTGTTCCGACCGCCGCCACGTTCGCGCGGCTCGCCGACCTCATCGCCATCCCGGACGCCGCGGATCGCCCGACGCGGTCCGTCGTCGAGGCGTTCACGGGCAAGGAACTGGCCACCGTCCCCGTTGGAACGGCCCAGGACGCCTTGGATGCCATTGCGCGCGCCCGGGTGGCGCAGAAGGAATGGGCCGCCCGCCCGGTCACCGAACGCGCCGCGATCTTCCACCGCTACCGAGACCTGGTGCTGGAGAACCGCAACGCACTGATGGACATGGCGCAGGCCGAGACGGGCAAGTCCCGCGCCGCCGCGCAGGAAGAGGTCCTCGACATCTCGATGACCGCCCGCCATTACGCGCGCGTCGCCCCCAAGCTGCTGCGTCCCCGCCGCATCTCCGGCATGCTGCCCGGCCTCACCAAGACGGTGGTGCGGTACCAGCCGAAGGGCGTCGTCGGCGTCATCTCGCCGTGGAACTACCCCATGACCCTCGCGGTGTCCGATGCCGTCGCCGCGCTCCTCGCCGGCAACGCCGTCGTCCTCAAGCCCGACAGCCAGACCCCGTACTGCGCCCTGGCCTGCGTCGACCTGCTGTACCAGGCCGGTCTGCCGCGCGATCTGTTCGCCGTCGTCCCCGGACCGGGCTCGGTGGTCGGCACTGCCCTCGTCGAGAACACCGAGTACCTGATGTTCACCGGGTCCTCGGCGACGGGGCAGCTGCTCGCCGAGCAGGCCGGTCGTCGTCTCATCGGCTTCTCCGCCGAACTCGGCGGCAAGAACCCGATGATCGTCACCGCAGGCGCGAACCTCCGTGAGGTCACCGACGCCGCGGTCCGTGCCTGCTACTCCAACTCCGGGCAGCTGTGTATCTCCATCGAGCGGATCTACGTCGAGGAATCCATCGCCCCCGAATTCACCCGGATGTTCGGTGAACGCGTCCGCAAGATGAAGCTCGGCGCCGGCTACGACTTCGGCATCGAAATGGGCAGCCTCGTATCCGAGGACCAGGTGAAGGCGGTGTCCAGCCACGTCGACGACGCCGTCGTCAAGGGCGCGACCGTGGTGGCAGGCGGCAAGGCGCGCCCCGACCTCGGACCGCTGTTCTACGAGCCGACGGTCCTGACCGGTGTCCCGGAGGACGCCGAGTGCTACCGCGACGAGACGTTCGGGCCGCTGGTCTCGATCTACCCCGTCGCCGACGTCGACGAGGCGATCGACCGCGCCAACGACACCGAGTACGGCCTGAACGCCAGCGTGTGGGCGGGAACCAAGGCGGAGGGCGAGGCGATCGCCGCACGGATCCACGCGGGCACCGTCAACGTCGACGAGGGCTACGCCCCGGCGTGGGGTAGCACCGGAGCGCCGATGGGTGGCATGGGAGTGTCCGGTGTCGGGCGCCGCCACGGCGAGGACGGGCTCCTCAAGTACACCGAGCCGCAGACCATCGCCACCACCCGCGTTCTCAACCTCGGCGGACCGCGTGGACTCTCGCCGAAGGTGTGGGCCAAGATCATGCCGCCCTTCGTGAAGGCGCTGCAGTGGATTCCGGGCCGGTAG
- a CDS encoding alpha/beta hydrolase, with protein MNPRPTPVEAGRSCPDVRREDVSFTSRGQRCAAWLYRRRVETPTAAPCVVLAHGWSGVREQRLDAFATRFAGAGVAALVFDYRYFGASEGEPRQLLDIDSQLDDWNSAVAYVRTRPDIDPARVALWGTSLSGGLVLTTAAQDRRVAAVVSQVPYVDGLTNLPRLGPAGLGRMAIAYLRDRYAQLRGRPPYMFPVVGPPGSFAAMTTPDAEAGYRAMDPPGSTWRNETPGRVALQAALYRPTTTVAKIACPVFFAIADHDVVTFTRSAQKAAARTPGADVHVYPGGHFDPYFGALFERVVADETDFLVRHLLPPAG; from the coding sequence ATGAATCCTCGGCCGACACCCGTCGAAGCTGGTCGGTCGTGCCCTGACGTCCGCCGCGAGGACGTGTCGTTCACTTCGCGCGGGCAGCGCTGCGCTGCCTGGCTGTACCGCCGCCGGGTCGAAACGCCCACTGCGGCACCCTGTGTGGTGCTCGCGCACGGCTGGAGCGGAGTGCGCGAGCAGCGACTCGACGCCTTCGCGACGCGGTTCGCGGGCGCGGGAGTCGCGGCGCTGGTGTTCGACTACCGGTACTTCGGTGCCAGCGAGGGCGAACCCCGGCAACTGCTCGACATCGACAGCCAGCTCGACGACTGGAACAGCGCCGTCGCGTACGTGCGGACCCGCCCGGACATCGACCCCGCCCGGGTTGCGCTGTGGGGAACGTCGCTGTCCGGCGGACTCGTCCTGACCACGGCGGCGCAGGACCGGCGGGTGGCCGCGGTCGTGTCACAGGTTCCGTACGTCGACGGTCTGACGAACCTTCCGCGACTCGGACCGGCCGGACTGGGCCGCATGGCGATCGCCTACCTGCGGGACCGGTACGCCCAGTTGCGCGGTCGCCCGCCGTACATGTTCCCCGTCGTCGGTCCGCCGGGATCGTTCGCGGCCATGACCACACCCGACGCCGAGGCGGGGTACCGCGCGATGGATCCGCCCGGGTCGACGTGGCGGAACGAAACCCCGGGACGGGTGGCGTTGCAGGCGGCGCTGTACCGGCCGACCACGACGGTCGCGAAGATCGCGTGCCCCGTCTTCTTCGCCATCGCCGATCACGACGTCGTCACGTTCACCCGCAGTGCGCAGAAGGCCGCGGCGAGGACCCCCGGCGCCGACGTGCACGTGTACCCGGGCGGGCACTTCGACCCGTACTTCGGTGCACTGTTCGAGCGGGTGGTCGCGGACGAGACCGACTTTCTGGTCCGCCACCTCCTGCCGCCGGCGGGCTAA
- a CDS encoding hemophore-related protein: MNVSRARLHLGIAAAGALATAVLVPGIASADPTDSDSARLVNSTCSFAQIDAAMHDVTPQLAARLDQAPERKAQLADFFSKSPAERQAVLDAHPQLKSRLETVPTEGPAVEWRAKALTIAETCDNY, translated from the coding sequence ATGAATGTTTCACGAGCACGTCTGCACCTCGGCATCGCGGCGGCCGGCGCTCTCGCCACAGCCGTCCTGGTACCGGGGATCGCTTCCGCGGATCCGACCGACTCCGACTCAGCCCGTCTCGTGAACAGCACCTGCAGCTTCGCCCAGATCGATGCGGCGATGCACGACGTGACCCCGCAACTCGCCGCACGCCTCGATCAGGCACCCGAGCGCAAGGCTCAGCTCGCGGACTTCTTCTCGAAGTCTCCTGCGGAGCGTCAGGCCGTCCTCGACGCGCACCCGCAGCTGAAGAGCCGGCTGGAGACCGTCCCGACCGAGGGACCGGCCGTCGAGTGGCGCGCGAAGGCCCTGACGATCGCCGAGACCTGCGACAATTACTGA
- a CDS encoding Lrp/AsnC family transcriptional regulator — protein MQDYEPDDVDFALMHALQIEPRASWKALAPALGVDPVTLSRRYQRLRNAGLIWITGYDAGTPGRGALIEIECAPGRSVAIAEAMSEDPMVASIDFTAGGRDLLLTLMAEDSADTSRFLLHRLGEYPAIRRARTHLITEVLFEAGNWRLRTLSAEQVAKVPAARPPRPRAARTVAPGLKRLIHHELGIDGRAPTTAIAERAGVSNQRITDAIATMRRDGSLRLRADIARTYSEWPIYAWYFMQVPAPLVERLRTSLGKIEEVRLAVLVASEYNLIMAVWLRTLNDVHRFELLLEKLLPGSRVADRSVVMQIGKHLGHILDDRGRATGPVVSMISPAPA, from the coding sequence ATGCAGGATTACGAGCCAGATGACGTCGACTTCGCACTCATGCATGCACTGCAAATCGAGCCGCGGGCGTCGTGGAAGGCGCTCGCGCCCGCGCTGGGCGTCGACCCCGTGACGTTGTCGAGGCGGTACCAGCGGCTCCGCAACGCTGGCCTCATCTGGATTACCGGATACGACGCCGGGACGCCCGGGCGCGGCGCGCTGATCGAAATCGAATGCGCACCAGGACGATCGGTCGCCATCGCCGAGGCCATGTCCGAAGATCCGATGGTCGCAAGCATCGACTTCACGGCCGGCGGACGCGACCTGCTTCTCACGCTGATGGCCGAGGACTCGGCGGACACGTCACGATTCCTGCTCCACCGCCTCGGGGAGTATCCGGCGATCCGGCGGGCCCGGACGCACCTCATCACGGAGGTGCTCTTCGAGGCCGGAAACTGGCGGCTGCGGACGCTGTCCGCGGAGCAGGTCGCCAAGGTTCCCGCAGCCCGTCCGCCACGGCCCCGCGCGGCGCGGACGGTCGCGCCCGGGCTCAAGCGCCTGATCCATCATGAATTGGGCATCGACGGTCGCGCACCGACGACCGCGATCGCGGAACGCGCCGGCGTCAGCAATCAGCGCATCACCGACGCCATCGCGACGATGCGGCGGGACGGCTCCCTCCGGCTGCGCGCCGACATCGCCCGCACCTACTCGGAATGGCCGATCTACGCCTGGTACTTCATGCAGGTTCCCGCGCCCCTCGTCGAGCGTCTGCGAACCTCGCTGGGCAAGATCGAGGAAGTACGGTTGGCGGTACTCGTGGCCAGCGAATACAACCTGATCATGGCCGTCTGGTTGCGCACCCTCAACGACGTGCACCGGTTCGAACTGCTCCTGGAGAAGCTCCTCCCAGGGTCGCGGGTGGCGGACCGATCGGTGGTCATGCAGATCGGCAAACACCTGGGGCACATCCTGGACGACCGCGGTCGGGCGACGGGCCCAGTGGTGTCCATGATTTCGCCCGCCCCGGCGTGA
- a CDS encoding SRPBCC family protein, which produces MDSASILIDVPATEVWGVVTDVEGMGRFSPENTGARWTSGTPATVGARFVGANRHGPVRWKTHCTVVDVVPGQTFSFEADEPKARWTYRLEPSGSGTLVTETREIYATPVWWVRLVQKSKVLGSNRDRLMQDGMRQTLERMKVALES; this is translated from the coding sequence GTGGACAGCGCGAGCATCCTGATCGACGTCCCGGCCACCGAGGTGTGGGGTGTGGTGACCGACGTCGAGGGCATGGGCCGGTTCAGTCCCGAGAACACCGGGGCGCGCTGGACGTCGGGCACACCGGCGACGGTGGGGGCCCGGTTCGTCGGCGCCAACCGGCACGGACCGGTGCGCTGGAAGACGCACTGCACCGTCGTGGATGTCGTTCCGGGTCAAACGTTCTCGTTCGAAGCGGACGAACCGAAGGCCCGCTGGACGTACCGCCTCGAACCCTCGGGCTCCGGCACTCTCGTCACCGAGACCCGGGAGATCTACGCGACGCCCGTATGGTGGGTGCGACTGGTGCAGAAATCGAAGGTGCTGGGCAGCAACCGCGACCGGTTGATGCAGGACGGGATGCGGCAGACACTCGAGCGCATGAAAGTCGCCCTCGAGAGCTGA
- a CDS encoding low affinity iron permease family protein, with amino-acid sequence MERSAKAAREQRTDQRSTFDKFVEQIELRVSQAPFFGICAGVVVLWVVSIPLWKDLHEWQIAIHTVGAVFTLLLVVLLENAGRRSAEALQEKLNVIAEALAALLDSSAQDDPELKKAEEKLREAVGLEERH; translated from the coding sequence ATGGAACGCAGTGCGAAGGCTGCACGCGAGCAGCGCACCGATCAACGGTCGACGTTCGACAAGTTCGTCGAGCAGATCGAACTCCGGGTCAGTCAGGCACCGTTCTTCGGGATCTGCGCCGGCGTCGTGGTGCTGTGGGTCGTCAGCATTCCGCTGTGGAAGGACCTCCACGAGTGGCAGATCGCCATCCACACCGTCGGCGCCGTGTTCACGCTGCTGCTCGTGGTGCTGCTCGAGAACGCGGGCCGGCGTTCGGCCGAGGCGCTGCAGGAGAAACTCAACGTCATCGCCGAGGCCCTCGCCGCGCTGCTCGACTCCTCCGCCCAGGACGACCCCGAACTGAAGAAGGCGGAGGAAAAGCTGCGGGAGGCGGTCGGGCTCGAGGAGCGGCACTGA
- a CDS encoding amidohydrolase: MSVDPQLLGTIDELGPQYAVLSDAIWDNPELRWEEHASVDAQIAAAEAEGFVVTRSVAGIPTAFSAEAGSGKPVIAIVGEYDALAGLSQKSGSAVPEPEPGNESGNGQGCGHHLLGGGSLLAATAVKRYLDANGLPGTVRYYGCPAEEAAAGKTFMVKEGAFDDVDAAVSWHPGDTTTVQRIRTLAYVQAYVRFTGIAAHAGVSPERGRSALDALELMNVGTNFLREHMPSDCRIHYAILDTGGRSPNVVQASAEAYYLVRSPDVAGMRELFARVTKIAEGAALMTETTVEIEIDGGCSDILPNVVLEDSMQERLRELGPVPFDGTDLATAEAFVTKTASGRTASTLGGEFEGDGSVLHTGILTFDARSLRPTMTGSSDLGDVSWVTPFVQCATACVCVGTAAHSWQMVAQGKLPAAHKGMIHAAKIMASTAVDLLTDAELLASARKEFSTRTAQTPYDSTLSDEIVAPPLRDIAAVAQ, from the coding sequence GTGTCTGTCGATCCACAACTCCTCGGCACCATCGACGAGCTCGGCCCGCAGTACGCCGTGTTGAGCGATGCCATCTGGGACAACCCCGAATTGCGTTGGGAGGAACACGCGTCCGTCGATGCGCAGATCGCCGCCGCCGAGGCGGAGGGCTTCGTCGTCACCCGCTCGGTGGCCGGCATCCCGACCGCGTTCAGCGCCGAAGCGGGAAGCGGAAAGCCGGTGATCGCGATCGTCGGCGAGTACGACGCTCTCGCCGGGCTGAGCCAGAAGTCGGGAAGTGCCGTGCCGGAGCCGGAGCCCGGCAACGAGTCCGGTAACGGGCAGGGCTGCGGCCACCACCTGCTGGGCGGCGGTTCCCTCCTCGCCGCGACTGCCGTCAAACGCTACCTCGATGCGAACGGCCTGCCCGGAACCGTCCGCTACTACGGGTGTCCCGCGGAGGAAGCCGCCGCCGGAAAGACGTTCATGGTGAAGGAAGGTGCGTTCGACGACGTCGACGCCGCCGTGTCGTGGCACCCCGGCGACACCACCACCGTGCAGCGGATCCGGACGCTCGCCTACGTCCAGGCGTACGTTCGGTTCACCGGCATCGCCGCGCACGCCGGGGTGTCCCCCGAACGTGGCCGCAGCGCACTCGACGCACTCGAACTGATGAACGTGGGCACGAACTTCCTGCGTGAGCACATGCCGTCGGACTGCCGGATCCACTACGCGATCCTCGACACCGGCGGGCGCTCGCCGAACGTCGTGCAGGCGTCCGCCGAGGCCTACTACCTGGTGCGCTCGCCCGACGTGGCCGGCATGCGCGAGCTGTTCGCCCGCGTGACGAAGATCGCCGAGGGCGCCGCCCTGATGACGGAGACGACGGTCGAGATCGAGATCGACGGTGGCTGCTCGGACATCCTGCCCAACGTCGTCCTCGAGGATTCGATGCAGGAACGGCTCCGCGAGCTCGGGCCGGTGCCGTTCGACGGCACCGATCTCGCGACCGCGGAGGCGTTCGTCACGAAGACGGCGTCGGGACGTACGGCGAGCACTCTCGGCGGTGAATTCGAGGGCGACGGAAGCGTTCTGCACACCGGGATCCTCACGTTCGACGCGCGCTCGCTGCGGCCGACGATGACCGGATCCAGCGACCTCGGCGACGTCAGCTGGGTGACACCGTTTGTGCAGTGCGCCACGGCGTGCGTCTGCGTCGGCACGGCCGCCCACTCGTGGCAGATGGTCGCCCAGGGCAAACTGCCCGCCGCGCACAAGGGGATGATCCACGCCGCCAAGATCATGGCCTCGACTGCCGTGGACCTCCTGACGGACGCCGAACTGCTGGCCTCGGCGCGTAAGGAGTTCAGTACCCGCACGGCGCAAACCCCCTACGACTCAACGCTTTCCGACGAGATCGTCGCGCCGCCTCTGCGCGACATCGCCGCCGTCGCGCAGTGA
- a CDS encoding MFS transporter codes for MSSSRHIRGGDAATAAVGFLVVMEFASGLLQGWFSPLLPAIGERFDASSAALNWVSAMYLLGTAACVPLIAKLGDLFGHKRLLVLATTSVALGSYLVAFAPSYELLLVGRALQAPLAAFLPLEFAIVRDRNAATAGRSIGRLVGSLTLGAAVGGLLSGFLLDSVVDSVGLVLLVPAVLMTTCLPVVYFLVPETTVRKEGTVDWAGAVLLTVGLLGVLGGVSNASTWGWTSALTWTSIGVGAAVLVGWVFVERRVRHPLVDLDVIGRGMRVPMLMALLFGAQLFGVQTPCALFLRAVPETNGYGMGVTASVTGLILALFALAMFVGASVSDRLARSALTVPGSLALGALLSAAAYGLMIVVPGSPPLFALWLVVAGLGGGVVVGVLPTVIVQQAPPDSVGIASGLYNTSRTAAGAVSGAVFALVMSSMVTPALTAGGKQIPSASAYHVVWAVCAALCVVTALLARKLRSSATTAENDKLPLADGKQVPA; via the coding sequence ATGAGTTCTTCGCGCCACATCCGGGGAGGCGACGCTGCCACCGCAGCGGTCGGGTTCCTCGTGGTCATGGAGTTCGCGAGCGGGTTGCTGCAGGGGTGGTTCTCCCCGCTGCTGCCCGCCATCGGCGAACGCTTCGATGCGTCGTCCGCCGCATTGAACTGGGTGAGCGCCATGTACCTGCTGGGAACGGCAGCCTGTGTGCCACTGATCGCCAAACTCGGGGACCTCTTCGGGCACAAACGCCTTCTCGTTCTCGCCACCACCTCCGTCGCGCTCGGCTCGTACCTTGTCGCGTTCGCGCCGTCCTACGAACTGCTGCTCGTCGGCCGGGCACTGCAGGCACCGCTCGCGGCGTTCCTGCCGCTCGAATTCGCGATTGTGCGCGACCGCAATGCAGCCACTGCCGGCCGGAGCATCGGCAGGCTCGTCGGGTCACTGACACTGGGCGCTGCCGTCGGCGGTCTGCTCTCGGGATTCCTGCTCGACTCCGTCGTCGACAGTGTCGGGCTGGTCCTGCTCGTCCCGGCCGTGCTCATGACGACCTGCCTGCCCGTCGTGTACTTCCTCGTCCCGGAGACGACGGTGCGTAAGGAGGGAACCGTCGACTGGGCCGGTGCGGTTCTGCTCACCGTGGGCCTGCTCGGCGTGCTCGGCGGTGTGTCCAACGCGAGCACGTGGGGTTGGACGAGCGCGCTGACATGGACGTCGATCGGCGTCGGGGCCGCGGTTCTCGTCGGGTGGGTGTTCGTGGAACGTCGCGTCCGGCACCCCCTCGTGGACCTCGACGTCATCGGACGGGGGATGCGGGTACCGATGCTGATGGCGTTGCTGTTCGGCGCCCAGCTGTTCGGTGTCCAGACCCCCTGCGCCCTCTTCCTGCGTGCCGTGCCGGAGACGAACGGCTACGGAATGGGTGTCACCGCGTCGGTGACCGGCCTGATCCTGGCGCTGTTCGCGCTCGCGATGTTCGTCGGCGCATCGGTGAGCGACCGGCTCGCCCGATCCGCCCTCACCGTCCCCGGATCCCTCGCCCTGGGTGCGCTGCTCTCGGCGGCGGCCTACGGACTGATGATCGTCGTTCCGGGGAGTCCCCCACTGTTCGCCCTGTGGCTGGTCGTCGCGGGTCTCGGCGGCGGAGTGGTGGTCGGGGTGCTGCCCACCGTCATCGTGCAGCAGGCGCCACCGGATTCGGTCGGCATCGCATCCGGCCTCTACAACACGTCCCGCACCGCGGCAGGTGCCGTGTCCGGCGCCGTGTTCGCGCTCGTCATGTCGTCGATGGTCACCCCGGCGCTCACCGCCGGCGGCAAGCAGATCCCGTCCGCGAGCGCCTATCACGTGGTGTGGGCGGTCTGCGCGGCATTGTGCGTCGTCACGGCTCTCCTGGCGCGCAAACTCCGGTCTTCCGCGACGACCGCCGAAAACGACAAGCTCCCACTCGCCGACGGCAAGCAAGTACCCGCCTGA
- a CDS encoding amidohydrolase, whose amino-acid sequence MTLATSAGDTTDARTAALKDAAAQIIRNNEQNLLDLSHRIHDTPEIAFEEHHAAALVGDTLRNAGFDTTVGVYGLDTAVEATHGSGDLTVAICAEYDALPEVGHACGHNMIAAAGVGAALALAAVADEAGLRIKLLGTPAEEHGGGKIPMLEAGAWEDAALSLMVHGTSGTDMPCASLWMQAVDRFEVTFTGRAAHAAGAPEHGINAGAAATIALNAIGLVRQQFRAKTRVNAFVSHGGDVTNIIPARTVVQVEVRAPEIEEWREVKARVLACFEAGAIATGCEWVYAATEPPYAPMLQNPVLADIWDRNLQATGRELTSASLGGGSSDMGNVSQVVPSIHPGIAVLGSTAIPHNADFADAAATPAADTAIIDGATALAWTVLDAALDAGVRGELLRLQAERPEGFTRTANWA is encoded by the coding sequence ATGACTCTCGCCACCTCCGCAGGCGACACCACCGACGCGCGCACAGCAGCACTGAAGGACGCTGCGGCGCAGATCATCCGGAACAACGAGCAGAACCTGCTCGATCTCAGCCATCGCATTCACGACACCCCCGAGATCGCGTTCGAGGAGCACCACGCGGCCGCGCTCGTCGGCGACACGCTCCGGAACGCAGGCTTCGACACCACCGTCGGCGTCTACGGCCTCGACACGGCGGTCGAGGCAACGCACGGCAGCGGTGACCTCACCGTCGCGATCTGCGCCGAGTACGACGCATTGCCGGAGGTCGGGCACGCGTGCGGGCACAACATGATCGCGGCCGCCGGGGTCGGTGCCGCCCTCGCACTCGCGGCCGTTGCCGACGAGGCCGGACTCCGGATCAAACTGCTGGGCACACCCGCCGAGGAGCACGGCGGCGGCAAGATTCCGATGCTCGAAGCCGGCGCGTGGGAGGACGCGGCGCTGTCGCTGATGGTCCACGGCACGTCGGGAACGGACATGCCCTGCGCCTCGCTGTGGATGCAGGCGGTCGACCGATTCGAGGTCACGTTCACCGGCCGCGCCGCGCACGCGGCCGGCGCACCGGAGCACGGGATCAACGCCGGGGCCGCCGCGACGATCGCGCTGAACGCCATCGGGCTTGTCCGCCAGCAGTTCCGGGCGAAGACCCGCGTCAATGCGTTCGTCTCGCACGGCGGCGACGTCACCAACATCATCCCGGCCCGGACCGTCGTGCAGGTCGAGGTGCGGGCACCGGAGATCGAGGAGTGGCGCGAGGTGAAGGCGCGGGTGCTCGCCTGCTTCGAAGCCGGTGCCATCGCGACCGGATGCGAGTGGGTCTATGCAGCAACGGAACCGCCGTACGCACCGATGCTGCAGAATCCGGTGCTCGCGGACATCTGGGATCGGAACCTGCAGGCCACCGGTCGCGAACTAACGTCCGCTTCACTGGGTGGCGGGTCCAGCGACATGGGCAACGTGTCCCAGGTCGTGCCGTCCATCCATCCCGGGATCGCAGTCCTCGGGAGCACCGCGATCCCGCACAACGCCGACTTCGCGGACGCCGCGGCGACTCCCGCCGCCGACACGGCGATCATCGACGGCGCGACGGCGCTGGCATGGACGGTCCTCGACGCCGCGCTGGACGCCGGGGTTCGCGGCGAGCTGCTCCGGCTGCAGGCGGAACGCCCGGAGGGATTCACCCGGACCGCGAACTGGGCATGA
- a CDS encoding L-serine ammonia-lyase, whose amino-acid sequence MSAYVSLTELFTLGIGPSSSHTVGPMRAAADFVDELRVSGRLDRVARVECVLYGALAATGIGHGTPDAVVAGLAGSRPETCDPDDVRGAWRRLGDGVTVALGGTRPVVVRERDVVFAPLTRMPLHTNALRLRALDGAGTAVADRVYYSVGGGFVVPEDARPSTVDRPAVPFPFTTAGELLAICAATGNSIAEVADANEAALIGADCVSGAIDRIWSAMVACIDAGVSTEGRLPGGLDVVRRAPGLFRRLESGGDAIDWLQTYAMAVNEENAAGGRVVTAPTNGAAGIVPAVGRYYEQFLAGGTADMRAFLLTATAIGSLVKANASISGAEAGCQGEVGSACAMAAGALCAVLGGTPAQVEYAAEIAMEHHLGLTCDPVGGLVQIPCIERNGIAAVTALSAARMALGSDGSHVVSLDTVIETMRQTGLDMSDKYKETSTGGLALNVVMC is encoded by the coding sequence ATGAGCGCATACGTCTCCCTGACGGAACTCTTCACCCTCGGCATCGGGCCCAGCAGTTCCCACACCGTCGGCCCGATGCGCGCGGCGGCCGACTTCGTCGACGAGCTGCGTGTGTCCGGTCGACTCGACCGGGTCGCGAGGGTGGAGTGTGTACTCTACGGGGCGCTGGCGGCGACCGGCATCGGCCACGGAACCCCCGATGCCGTCGTCGCCGGGCTCGCCGGATCTCGGCCGGAGACGTGCGATCCCGATGACGTCCGGGGTGCGTGGCGAAGGCTCGGTGACGGCGTCACCGTGGCCCTCGGCGGGACTCGTCCGGTGGTCGTGCGGGAACGGGACGTGGTGTTCGCGCCGCTCACCCGAATGCCGCTGCACACGAACGCGTTGCGGCTGCGAGCGCTCGACGGCGCCGGAACCGCCGTCGCCGACCGGGTGTACTACTCGGTCGGCGGCGGGTTCGTCGTTCCGGAGGATGCGCGACCGTCCACCGTCGACCGGCCCGCCGTGCCGTTCCCCTTCACGACCGCCGGTGAGCTGCTCGCGATCTGCGCCGCGACCGGGAACAGCATCGCCGAGGTCGCGGACGCGAACGAGGCGGCGTTGATCGGCGCCGACTGTGTGTCCGGGGCGATCGACCGCATCTGGTCGGCGATGGTGGCGTGCATCGACGCCGGGGTGTCCACCGAGGGTCGGCTGCCGGGCGGACTGGACGTCGTGAGGCGGGCGCCCGGCCTGTTCCGGCGACTCGAATCCGGGGGCGATGCAATCGACTGGCTGCAGACGTACGCGATGGCCGTCAACGAGGAGAACGCCGCCGGTGGCCGCGTCGTCACGGCACCGACGAACGGGGCGGCCGGCATCGTCCCGGCCGTCGGGAGGTACTACGAGCAATTCCTCGCCGGCGGCACCGCGGACATGCGGGCGTTCCTGCTCACCGCCACGGCGATCGGCTCGCTGGTGAAGGCGAACGCGTCCATTTCGGGTGCGGAGGCCGGTTGCCAGGGTGAGGTCGGGTCGGCGTGCGCGATGGCGGCCGGGGCACTGTGCGCAGTGCTCGGCGGAACGCCGGCGCAGGTCGAGTACGCCGCCGAGATAGCGATGGAACACCACCTCGGCCTCACCTGCGACCCGGTCGGCGGGCTCGTGCAGATTCCCTGCATCGAACGGAACGGGATCGCGGCGGTGACGGCGCTGAGCGCGGCGCGGATGGCGCTGGGCAGCGACGGCAGCCATGTCGTCTCCCTCGACACCGTCATCGAGACGATGCGGCAGACCGGCCTCGACATGTCCGACAAGTACAAGGAGACCTCCACCGGCGGCCTCGCTCTGAATGTCGTGATGTGCTGA